The proteins below are encoded in one region of Centropristis striata isolate RG_2023a ecotype Rhode Island chromosome 12, C.striata_1.0, whole genome shotgun sequence:
- the fbxo38 gene encoding F-box only protein 38 has product MGPRRKASKLQPVVGSGEGELVLRPSEPKDYINELSHEVLCHIFRYLPMKDIMCMECLSRKLREAVTLYLRVVKVVDLCAGRWWEYMPSGFTDKSFLLLLKKMPDLEQLYGLHPRYLERRRVRGYEAFSIPGVLEALQACPNLLGVETSHLELVEAIWNYMPQVHILGKFRNRNGAFPIPAENKLTIPITAKIQTLHLVGVNVPEIPCVSMLRHLYLKWVRLTKPQPFKDFLCVSLRTFVMRNCAGPTNSLKYVPLVTGLASARNLEQLDLVRVPFLGGLIQHVVEDSWRSGGFRNLHTIVFGACKNALEVDLGYLIITAARRLHELRIQPSLTKDGVFSALKMAELEFPQFETLHLGYVDEFLLQCKMSHSEMVKYGLADVIENPGIITDIGVKVVNEVFTNIKYLLIYNCPHLHNPYHWITDQSRWSRLVDLTLVRCHAIKLESFSQFVELLPSLEFICLDQMFREPPKGCARVGLSAGTGIGVSSALVSNQNSNNDNDNNNHHHHHHNNEANLPPAPPPVNNNINNNNQRQPQQQQQHNAPVEVNGMEDEVEEEEEEEEVMLEEENIEPEPQIELKGAEGEVRGKEADVTPGPSRPAGTPQPPDEEQAGPSGLVQQGRPAGATIPKHPLVISDSDSEEEEGLVSRLMPASCLQQPASFTEGKGKTPLRRSNNVAVSVDQTKTQVLESSCEKSCQVSSEQIKADMKAAAENSRRTGSKGITTATVETTARPGADSGAVRDTVETTRAGVRSGIGSVGRDGPGATTSRQVGGCGRRIVGTTNRAITTTDRTTGTARTNDSTDGPPGAQTGDGHLRETGVRHRTGPPCVESLEPRGASVSHASRRPALLTGQGERQPAPAGSASAISLGSQQGQAMHEGFVPRRPLTRSCTRMSSVSLIPETDLSRARPRVAVKRKRMVDKSTSTSDPVTEDDHIQILSLKSKNLVGITLTNCGITDLVLKDCPKMMFIHATRCRVLKQLRVECAPIVNRFDYAQCKKLDMEQVLDQILRMPPERNRIIYMRPMHQIDSVALERQLFQGPYPYHIAIVHEFSNPPNIRNKVRIRSWMDTIANISQELIKYEFFPEATRTEEDVKKYPKYPWGRDIYTLEGVVDGAPYSMITDFPWLRTLRAADPNSYARYDFEDDESTTIYAPRRKGQLSADICMETIGEEISERRQSKRGVFQRVVVLFLHHCDTPGEPVDDDYI; this is encoded by the exons ATGGGTCCAAGGAGGAAGGCCTCTAAACTCCAGCCTGTAGTGGGCAGTGGTGAAGGGGAACTTGTCCTGAGACCAAGTGAGCCCAAAGACTACATCAATGAGCTGTCCCATGAAGTCCTCTGTCATATATTCAG GTACCTTCCCATGAAGGATATCATGTGTATGGAATGTCTGTCCAGAAAGCTTCGGGAAGCTGTAACTTTGTACCTACGAGTGGTCAAGGTAGTGGATCTATGTGCTGGGCGCTGGTGGGAGTATATGCCTTCAG GCTTCACAGACAAAAGCTTTCTGCTCCTGTTGAAGAAGATGCCAGATCTGGAGCAGCTATATGGCCTCCACCCTCGATACTTGGAGAGGAGACGAGTCCGAGGCTACGAGGCTTTCAGTATACCCGGAGTCTTGGAAGCACTACAAGCCTGTCCCAATCTGCTG GGTGTGGAGACGTCCCATCTGGAGCTGGTGGAAGCCATATGGAACTACATGCCCCAGGTTCATATACTGGGAAAGTTCCGCAACCGTAATGGGGCTTTTCCCATTCCTGCTGAAAACAAACTGACCATCCCCATAACTGCAAAGATTCAGACCCTACATCTAGTGG GTGTGAATGTCCCAGAGATCCCCTGTGTGTCCATGCTGCGCCATCTTTACCTGAAGTGGGTCCGTCTCACCAAACCACAGCCATTTAAGGACTTTCTATGTGTGAGCCTGAGAACCTTTGTCATGCGGAATTGTGCAGGGCCAACCAACTCCCTGAAATATGTTCCCCTGGTTACTGGTTTGGCATCAGCCCGGAACCTGGAGCAGCTGGACTTGGTGAGAGTTCCTTTCCTGGGAGGTCTGATCCAACATGTGGTAGAAGACAGCTGGAGGTCAG GGGGATTTCGGAACCTCCACACCATTGTGTTTGGAGCCTGTAAGAATGCTCTGGAAGTTGACCTGGGCTACCTCATCATCACTGCTGCTCGCAG GCTTCATGAGCTCCGTATCCAGCCTTCACTGACTAAAGATGGAGTTTTCTCAGCTCTCAAAATGGCTGAACTAGAGTTTCCTCAGTTCGAGACACTTCATCTGGGATATGTGGATGAGTTCCTGCTGCAAT gtaaaATGAGTCATTCGGAGATGGTGAAGTATGGTCTGGCTGACGTCATTGAAAACCCAGGCATCATCACTGACATTGGTGTAAAGGTGGTGAACGAGGTGTTTACCAATATTAAGTACCTGCTCATCTACAACTGTCCTCATCTGCATAACCCTTACCACTGGATCACAG ATCAGTCCAGATGGAGTCGTCTTGTTGATCTCACTCTGGTTCGCTGTCATGCTATCAAACTGGAATCCTTCTCCCAGTTTGTAGAGCTACTGCCCAGCCTGGAGTTCATTTGTCTGGACCAGATGTTCAGAGAACCACCAAAG ggcTGTGCCAGGGTCGGCCTGAGTGCAGGAACTGGTATTGGCGTGTCGTCAGCACTTGTCAGCAACCAGAACTCCAACAATgacaatgacaacaacaaccaccaccatcaccaccataATAATGAGGCCAACctgcctcctgctcctccacctgtcaacaacaacatcaacaacaacaatcaaaGACAGccgcagcaacagcagcaacacaatg CACCAGTGGAAGTAAATGGGATGGAAGATgaagtggaagaagaagaagaggaagaggaggtgatGTTGGAGGAGGAAAACATTGAGCCTGAGCCTCAAATAGAGCTGAAAGGAGCAGAAGGGGAGGTGAGAGGTAAAGAAGCAGACGTGACCCCAGGACCCAGTCGTCCAGCTGGAACACCACAACCTCCTGATGAGGAGCAAGCAG GTCCCAGTGGTTTAGTGCAGCAGGGTAGACCAGCTGGTGCCACTATTCCAAAGCACCCACTGGTCATCTCAGACTCTGAcagtgaggaagaggaaggcCTTGTTTCAAGGCTAATGCCAGCTTCCTGCTTGCAGCAGCCAGCTTCCTTTACAGAAG GTAAAGGAAAGACTCCTCTGAGGCGGAGCAACAATGTGGCTGTCTCTGTAGATCAGACAAAGACTCAGGTGTTAGAAAGCAGCTGTGAGAAAAGCTGTCAGGTGAGCAGTGAACAGATCAAGGCAGACATGAAGGCTGCTGCTGAGAACAGCAGGAGGACTGGTAGTAAAGGAATTACTACTGCTACAGTTGAGACTACTGCAAGACCTGGGGCTGACAGTGGGGCAGTACGGGACACTGTGGAAACCACGAGGGCAGGAGTTAGGTCAGGGATTGGATCTGTTGGCAGGGATGGACCTGGAGCCACCACATCCAGACAGGTAGGTGGCTGTGGAAGGAGGATTGTAGGAACCACCAACAGAGCAATCACAACCACTGACAGAACTACAGGAACTGCCAGGACTAATGACAGTACAGACGGCCCCCCTGGAGCACAAACGGGGGACGGTCACTTAAGGGAGACTGGAGTGAGGCATAGAACTGGTCCTCCCTGTGTGGAAAGTCTGGAGCCCAGAGGTGCATCTGTAAGCCATGCTTCAAGGAGACCTGCGCTGCTGACtggacagggagagagacaacCTGCCCCTGCTGGATCTGCCTCTGCTATTAGTTTAGGTTCACAGCAGGGCCAGGCCATGCACGAGGGCTTTGTCCCGAGACGACCTTTGACCAGATCTTGCACTCGTATGTCCTCTGTGTCCCTGATACCTGAGACAG ATCTTTCAAGAGCCAGGCCTCGAGTAGCAGTGAAGAGGAAGCGAATGGTTGACAAATCAACCAGCACATCAGACCCAGTCACTGAGGATGACCACATACAG ATTTTGTCTCTGAAGAGTAAGAACCTGGTGGGCATCACTCTGACCAACTGTGGAATCACTGACCTTGTCCTCAAAGACTGCCCCAAGATGATGTTCATTCATG CCACCAGGTGTCGAGTGTTGAAGCAGCTTCGTGTAGAATGTGCGCCCATAGTGAACCGGTTCGACTATGCCCAGTGTAAGAAGCTGGACATGGAGCAGGTCCTGGATCAGATACTGAGAATGCCTCCTGAGAGGAATCGCATCATCTACATGCGCCCCATGCACCAG ATTGATTCGGTAGCACTGGAGCGTCAGCTCTTCCAGGGGCCCTATCCCTATCACATCGCCATAGTGCACGAGTTCAGCAACCCTCCCAATATACGCAACAAGGTTCGCATTCGCAGCTGGATGGACACCATAGCCAACATCAGCCA AGAGTTGATCAAGTATGAGTTCTTCCCAGAGGCCACCAGGACAGAAGAGGATGTGAAGAAGTATCCCAAATACCCCTGGGGGCGGGACATCTATACATTGGAGG GAGTGGTGGACGGCGCCCCCTACAGCATGATAACAGACTTCCCCTGGCTCAGGACCCTGAGAGCAGCTGATCCCAACAGCTACGCCCGCTATGACTTTGAGGACGATGAAAGCA CCACCATCTACGCACCCAGGCGTAAAGGCCAGCTGTCGGCAGACATCTGCATGGAAACGATTGGGGAGGAGATCTCAGAACGGCGGCAGAGCAAAAGAGGAGTGTTTCAGAGAGTCGTGGTCCTTTTCCTCCATCACTGTGATACACCAGGAGAACCTGTGGATGATGACTACATCTAG